The following coding sequences lie in one Bordetella genomosp. 9 genomic window:
- a CDS encoding FadR/GntR family transcriptional regulator has protein sequence MTTTSMSAELPARRRPRSLAQELVESLSNRIRAGEIRPGDKLPTESEIMRTFGVSRTVVREALSRLQASGLVETHHGVGTYALKPNNGGDFRVDPADIATVRDILVILELRICLETEAAGLAAARRTEEQLAQMREALDEFRAALVPGGDTVTPDFRFHLLISQATGNKYFADLLSHLGAAIIPRTRINSAKLGDEEREPYLERVNREHEDIFEAIRRQDPESARAAMRTHLGNSRERLRRAQER, from the coding sequence ATGACGACGACATCCATGTCCGCCGAACTTCCCGCGCGCCGCCGCCCACGCAGCCTCGCGCAGGAACTGGTCGAAAGCCTGTCCAACCGGATACGCGCCGGCGAGATCCGGCCCGGCGACAAGCTGCCGACAGAATCCGAAATCATGCGCACGTTCGGCGTCAGCCGTACGGTCGTGCGCGAGGCGCTGTCGCGTCTGCAGGCGTCCGGTCTGGTGGAAACGCACCACGGCGTGGGCACTTATGCGCTCAAGCCGAACAATGGGGGGGATTTCCGCGTGGACCCGGCGGACATCGCCACCGTGCGCGACATACTGGTCATTCTGGAGTTGCGCATCTGCCTGGAAACGGAGGCGGCGGGCCTGGCCGCGGCGCGGCGCACCGAGGAACAGCTGGCGCAGATGCGCGAAGCGCTGGACGAGTTCCGCGCCGCGCTGGTGCCGGGAGGCGATACCGTCACCCCCGATTTCCGGTTTCATTTGCTGATTTCGCAGGCGACCGGCAACAAGTATTTCGCCGACCTGCTGTCGCATCTGGGCGCGGCCATCATTCCGCGCACCCGCATCAATTCCGCCAAGCTGGGCGACGAAGAACGCGAACCTTATCTGGAGCGGGTCAACCGCGAACACGAGGACATTTTCGAGGCTATCCGCAGGCAGGATCCCGAATCCGCCCGTGCCGCCATGCGCACGCATCTGGGCAACAGCCGCGAACGCCTGCGCCGGGCGCAGGAACGATAG
- a CDS encoding NAD-dependent epimerase/dehydratase family protein, giving the protein MSLPGTFPAPQPPRVGTLLLTGAGGNLGKVLRERLKPYAGTLRLSDIADLGPAQPGEEIMLGNLADADTVDAMVRGADAIVHMGGVSVERPFDEILPANIQGVYNLYEAARKHGVRRIVFASSNHVIGFYRQGQVIDADAPVRPDGYYGISKAFGENLSRFYFDRYGIETVCLRIGSSFPEAKDRRMLVTWLSYDDLTHLIAQSLFVPHVGHTIVYGASANRESWWDNWRAAHLGFHPKDSSEQFRAKVESRPPLPADDPEARYQGGAFTKAGPF; this is encoded by the coding sequence GTGAGCCTTCCGGGCACCTTTCCCGCACCGCAGCCGCCACGGGTCGGCACGCTCCTGCTCACGGGGGCCGGCGGCAACCTGGGCAAAGTCCTGCGTGAGCGGCTGAAGCCCTATGCCGGGACGCTGCGCCTTTCGGACATCGCGGACCTCGGCCCCGCCCAGCCCGGCGAAGAAATCATGCTGGGCAACCTGGCCGATGCCGACACGGTGGACGCAATGGTGCGCGGCGCCGACGCCATCGTCCACATGGGCGGCGTTTCGGTCGAACGCCCCTTCGACGAGATCCTGCCCGCCAACATCCAGGGCGTCTACAACCTTTACGAAGCCGCGCGCAAGCACGGCGTCAGGCGGATCGTCTTCGCCAGCTCCAACCACGTCATCGGCTTCTACCGGCAGGGACAGGTCATCGACGCCGACGCGCCTGTCCGCCCGGATGGCTATTACGGCATCAGCAAGGCCTTTGGCGAAAACCTGTCGCGCTTCTACTTCGACCGCTACGGCATCGAAACGGTGTGCCTGCGCATCGGCTCGTCCTTTCCCGAAGCGAAAGACCGGCGCATGCTGGTCACGTGGCTCAGCTACGACGACCTGACGCATCTGATCGCGCAGTCGCTTTTCGTGCCCCACGTCGGCCACACCATCGTATACGGCGCCTCGGCCAATCGCGAAAGCTGGTGGGACAACTGGCGGGCGGCGCATCTTGGTTTTCACCCCAAGGATTCTTCGGAGCAGTTCCGGGCCAAGGTCGAATCGCGGCCGCCGCTGCCTGCCGACGATCCGGAGGCACGCTACCAGGGCGGCGCCTTCACCAAGGCCGGGCCCTTCTGA
- the hmgA gene encoding homogentisate 1,2-dioxygenase, with translation MTSTSLPVEAETLQYQTGFGNSFATEALPGALPVGRNSPARCPYGLYAEQLSGTAFTAPRAENRRSWLYRIRPAAQHARYAPCAQAGGWVSRFGAQPVTPNRLRWNPRPMPDAPTDFIDGIATVGGNGSPDEHGGVGIHLYAANASMRRRYFYNADGELLIVPQAGRLRVDTELGRMDVAPLEIAVIPRGTRFRVVLPDGTARGYLLENFGAPLRPPERGPIGSNSLANARDFETPVAWYEDLEGDFELMAKFEGGFWRTRLDHSPLDVVAWHGNHAPYKYDLRRFNAVGSITYDHPDPSIFTVLTSPSDTPGTANMDFAIFPPRILVMENTFRPPWFHRNVASEFMGLIQGVYDAKAEGFVPGGASLHNCMSAHGPDAETFEKASNADTSKPHYIRDTMAFMFETRRVIRPTEAALSWPELQTDYDACWKDLRKHFDPTRP, from the coding sequence ATGACATCGACATCCCTGCCCGTGGAGGCCGAGACCCTGCAATACCAGACGGGTTTCGGCAATAGCTTCGCCACCGAAGCCCTGCCCGGCGCCCTGCCCGTGGGCCGCAATTCCCCCGCGCGCTGCCCCTATGGGCTGTACGCCGAACAGCTTTCCGGAACCGCCTTCACCGCGCCACGCGCGGAGAACCGGCGCTCCTGGCTGTACCGCATCCGTCCCGCCGCGCAGCATGCGCGCTACGCGCCCTGCGCGCAGGCCGGCGGCTGGGTCAGCCGGTTCGGCGCGCAGCCCGTCACGCCGAACCGCCTGCGCTGGAATCCCCGGCCGATGCCGGACGCCCCCACCGATTTCATCGATGGCATCGCCACGGTGGGCGGCAACGGCAGTCCCGACGAGCACGGCGGCGTCGGCATACACCTTTACGCCGCCAACGCGTCGATGCGGAGACGTTATTTTTATAACGCCGATGGCGAGCTGCTGATCGTCCCGCAGGCCGGGCGCCTGCGCGTGGACACAGAACTCGGCCGCATGGACGTCGCGCCCCTGGAAATCGCGGTGATCCCGCGCGGCACGCGGTTTCGCGTCGTGTTGCCCGATGGCACGGCGCGCGGCTATCTGCTCGAAAACTTCGGCGCGCCGCTGCGTCCGCCGGAGCGCGGCCCCATCGGGTCCAACAGCCTCGCCAACGCGCGCGACTTCGAAACGCCGGTGGCCTGGTACGAAGACCTGGAAGGCGACTTCGAACTGATGGCGAAGTTTGAAGGCGGATTCTGGCGCACCCGCCTCGACCATTCGCCGTTGGACGTGGTCGCCTGGCATGGCAACCACGCGCCGTACAAGTACGACCTGCGCCGCTTCAATGCGGTGGGTTCGATCACCTACGATCATCCGGACCCGTCGATCTTCACGGTGCTGACGTCGCCATCGGATACGCCGGGCACCGCGAACATGGACTTCGCCATCTTTCCGCCGCGCATCCTGGTCATGGAAAACACGTTCCGGCCGCCCTGGTTCCACCGCAACGTGGCGAGCGAATTCATGGGCTTGATCCAGGGGGTCTACGATGCCAAGGCCGAAGGTTTCGTGCCGGGCGGGGCGAGTTTGCACAATTGCATGAGCGCGCACGGCCCGGACGCCGAAACCTTCGAAAAGGCGTCCAATGCCGATACCTCGAAGCCTCATTACATCCGCGACACGATGGCCTTTATGTTCGAAACGCGGCGCGTGATCCGCCCGACGGAAGCCGCGCTGTCCTGGCCGGAGCTGCAGACCGACTACGACGCATGCTGGAAGGACTTGCGCAAGCATTTCGATCCGACGCGCCCGTAA
- a CDS encoding phosphatase PAP2 family protein: MHTAVSARQRTAVRSDTYLLTHVLGVTLLLALLAEASRLSGLDMAIARMFFDGQANAFPWRDSRLLELIAHRIVLVLPVGLAVGALAAAVASHWFHVLRPWRGALWAIVLTCALGQVVISQLKHYTALPRPYNLDVFGGYAHYPQHFWAVNRKEAGGALPSNHAGAGYAMLALYFAGWALGSRTWRWAGLAAGIAAGLLFSLVRIVQGAHFFSQTLWAACVMWGLASILFYLPIVRAAPAGQGGPDGAWSTGAEQDARQP; the protein is encoded by the coding sequence ATGCATACCGCCGTCTCCGCACGCCAAAGAACCGCAGTCCGCTCCGATACCTACCTGCTGACCCACGTCCTGGGCGTCACGCTGCTGTTGGCGCTGCTCGCGGAGGCCTCGCGCCTGTCCGGTCTGGACATGGCGATCGCGCGGATGTTCTTCGACGGGCAGGCGAACGCCTTCCCCTGGCGCGACTCGCGTCTGCTCGAGCTGATCGCGCACCGCATCGTGCTGGTCCTGCCCGTGGGCTTGGCGGTGGGCGCCCTGGCCGCCGCCGTCGCCAGTCATTGGTTCCACGTGCTGCGCCCATGGCGGGGAGCCCTGTGGGCCATCGTGCTGACCTGCGCGCTGGGCCAGGTCGTCATTTCGCAGCTCAAGCATTACACGGCCTTGCCGCGCCCCTACAACCTGGACGTGTTCGGCGGCTATGCCCATTACCCGCAGCACTTCTGGGCGGTCAACCGCAAGGAGGCCGGCGGCGCCCTGCCCAGCAATCACGCGGGCGCCGGCTATGCCATGTTGGCGCTGTATTTCGCGGGCTGGGCGCTGGGGAGCAGGACGTGGCGGTGGGCCGGGCTGGCGGCCGGGATTGCGGCGGGACTGCTGTTCTCGCTGGTGCGCATCGTGCAGGGCGCGCACTTTTTCAGTCAGACGCTATGGGCGGCCTGCGTCATGTGGGGGCTGGCCAGCATCCTGTTCTATTTGCCCATCGTCCGGGCCGCGCCCGCCGGGCAGGGCGGGCCGGACGGCGCATGGTCAACCGGCGCCGAGCAGGACGCGCGGCAGCCATAG
- a CDS encoding sensor histidine kinase, with protein MRAGGGTLTQRVVWALTGTVSIFVSLLVVLAYLTFDQMEDDLVNDILTTETNRLIRRVESGEEALPSRGTHELGGAMRAWMEAPGAPNPDMPSEIRDLNDGLHLVEPGTDTWHILVADLPAGKRLYVMYDATDNEDRVFDFGLIVLGLGVICIVVAYGVARKVAYLAVGPMLALTDRLTTWAPGSPDLAVERDDEAGRLIEAFNRVQNQVDRSLAREREFAANLSHEVRTPLAAIRSDGELMLMSDGLSPDQQTRLTRIVKNVDSVAGALESARAMARDERRKPEPVDLAECLDGAWQGLEAYAEQADLRLVHQVPRGMVRDLDRYAVQTVLRNLIRNAIEHAAPAVLSVRAVEDGLELRDNGKGIRPEDLPFVFERYYSVRRRDVRQDADAAQAAQALERGLGLAIAKRVCDMQGWSLDVASQVDGPEHGTTFTLRFSGAAADDAADGQPAAAAI; from the coding sequence ATGAGGGCCGGCGGCGGTACGCTGACCCAGCGGGTCGTCTGGGCCCTGACCGGCACGGTTTCCATCTTCGTTTCGTTGCTGGTCGTCCTGGCCTATCTGACCTTCGACCAGATGGAAGACGACCTGGTCAACGATATTCTGACCACTGAAACCAATCGCCTGATCCGGCGCGTCGAGAGCGGGGAAGAGGCGCTGCCGTCGCGCGGCACGCACGAACTGGGCGGCGCGATGCGGGCGTGGATGGAAGCGCCAGGGGCGCCCAATCCGGATATGCCTTCGGAAATCCGCGATCTGAACGACGGCCTGCATCTGGTCGAGCCGGGCACCGACACCTGGCACATACTGGTCGCGGACCTTCCCGCCGGCAAACGGTTGTACGTGATGTACGACGCGACGGACAACGAAGACCGTGTGTTCGACTTCGGCCTTATCGTGCTCGGATTGGGCGTGATCTGCATCGTGGTCGCCTATGGCGTCGCCCGCAAGGTGGCGTATCTGGCGGTGGGGCCGATGTTGGCGCTGACCGATCGCCTGACGACGTGGGCGCCGGGGTCCCCCGACCTGGCCGTCGAACGCGACGACGAGGCAGGACGGCTGATCGAGGCATTCAACCGGGTGCAGAATCAGGTGGACCGGTCGCTGGCGCGTGAGCGCGAATTCGCGGCCAACCTAAGCCACGAAGTGCGCACGCCGCTGGCCGCCATCCGCAGCGATGGCGAGTTGATGCTGATGTCGGACGGGCTGAGCCCCGACCAGCAGACCCGCTTGACCCGCATCGTGAAGAACGTCGACAGCGTCGCCGGCGCCCTGGAAAGCGCCCGCGCCATGGCCCGCGACGAGCGCCGCAAGCCGGAACCGGTGGATCTGGCGGAATGCCTGGACGGCGCGTGGCAAGGCCTGGAGGCGTATGCGGAGCAGGCCGACCTGCGCCTGGTCCACCAGGTGCCTCGCGGCATGGTGCGCGATCTTGACCGCTATGCCGTGCAGACCGTCCTGCGCAACCTCATCCGCAATGCCATCGAACATGCGGCGCCGGCTGTCCTGAGTGTACGGGCCGTCGAGGACGGTCTGGAGCTGCGCGACAACGGCAAGGGCATACGGCCGGAAGACCTGCCATTCGTCTTCGAACGCTATTACAGCGTGCGGCGCCGGGACGTCAGACAGGACGCGGATGCGGCACAGGCAGCGCAGGCGCTGGAGCGGGGCCTGGGCCTGGCCATCGCCAAACGGGTCTGCGACATGCAGGGATGGAGCCTGGACGTCGCTTCCCAGGTGGATGGGCCCGAGCACGGCACCACCTTCACGCTGCGTTTCAGCGGCGCGGCGGCGGACGATGCGGCCGACGGCCAGCCGGCGGCCGCGGCCATTTGA
- the fahA gene encoding fumarylacetoacetase translates to MTELNETHDPSLRSWVESANDEANGFPVQNLPYCVFRRAGAGDFRPGVGIGDRILDLDALAKAQPFTGDAARALAACQGPELNALMALGTAAWSALRLALSRALRQGSALRDTLEPLLVPQSEAEFAVPARIGDYTDFYISVHHATAVGRQFRPDNPLLPNYKWVPIGYHGRASSIGVQQHFPRPVGQTRPSQEGGAPAFGPCARLDYELELGVFVGTGNPLGRRIAMEEAESHVFGLTLLNDWSARDLQAWEYQPLGPFLSKNFASTISPWIVTLEALAPFRLPFQRAAGDPQPLPYLASSRNTAAGAFDIRLQVSLSTGRSREQGAPAATLSRSNFRHAYWTVAQLLAHHTVNGCNLQPGDLLGTGTLSGPDVSEAGSLLELTQGGKAPLSLPWGESRTFLEDGDEVTLSAECVKPNYPRLSFGASVGRVLPALT, encoded by the coding sequence ATGACCGAACTGAACGAAACCCATGACCCCTCGCTGCGCAGCTGGGTGGAAAGCGCCAACGACGAGGCCAACGGCTTTCCGGTGCAGAACCTGCCCTATTGCGTGTTCCGGCGCGCGGGCGCCGGCGACTTCCGCCCCGGCGTCGGCATCGGCGACCGCATCCTGGACCTGGACGCGCTCGCCAAGGCGCAGCCTTTCACCGGCGACGCGGCGCGCGCCCTGGCGGCCTGCCAGGGCCCCGAACTCAACGCCTTGATGGCGCTTGGAACGGCGGCGTGGTCGGCGCTGCGCCTGGCGCTGTCGCGCGCGCTACGGCAAGGCTCGGCGCTGCGCGACACGCTGGAACCCTTGCTGGTCCCGCAGTCCGAAGCCGAGTTTGCGGTCCCGGCCCGTATCGGCGATTACACGGATTTCTATATCTCCGTACACCACGCCACGGCGGTAGGCAGGCAGTTCCGCCCCGACAACCCACTGCTGCCCAATTACAAGTGGGTGCCCATCGGCTATCACGGGCGGGCCTCCAGCATCGGCGTGCAGCAGCATTTCCCGCGGCCCGTGGGCCAGACGCGCCCGTCCCAGGAAGGCGGCGCGCCCGCATTCGGGCCGTGCGCGCGCCTGGACTATGAGCTGGAGCTGGGCGTATTCGTCGGAACGGGCAACCCCCTGGGCCGCCGCATCGCGATGGAAGAGGCGGAATCGCATGTGTTCGGCCTGACGCTGTTGAACGACTGGTCGGCGCGGGATCTGCAGGCCTGGGAATACCAGCCGCTGGGCCCCTTTCTGTCGAAGAACTTCGCCAGCACGATTTCGCCCTGGATCGTCACGCTGGAAGCGCTTGCGCCTTTCCGGCTGCCGTTCCAGCGGGCGGCTGGCGACCCGCAGCCCTTGCCCTATCTGGCTTCGTCCCGCAACACGGCGGCGGGCGCCTTCGACATCCGATTGCAGGTGTCCTTGAGCACCGGCCGCTCACGCGAACAAGGCGCTCCGGCCGCAACGCTGTCGCGCAGCAACTTCCGGCACGCGTACTGGACCGTTGCGCAACTGCTGGCGCACCACACGGTGAACGGCTGCAATCTCCAACCCGGAGACCTGCTCGGCACGGGCACCTTGTCCGGCCCCGACGTATCCGAAGCGGGATCCCTGCTGGAACTGACGCAAGGCGGCAAAGCGCCCCTGTCGCTGCCTTGGGGCGAATCCCGCACCTTCCTGGAGGATGGCGACGAAGTGACGCTTAGCGCCGAATGCGTAAAGCCGAACTATCCGCGCCTGTCTTTCGGCGCATCGGTCGGTCGCGTGCTGCCCGCGCTGACCTGA
- a CDS encoding TRAP transporter substrate-binding protein: MGALPLSAQAAEFRSADIHPDDYPTVQAVRYMADLVKQRSNGKMTITVFSGSKLGSENDSIEQVKLGALTMARVSSAAMHNICQNTRVPSLPFLFRSTDHLHKVLDSDIGEQLLKSCEKAGFVGLAWYDSGSRSMYTRNKPIKTLADAKGLKIRVQQSDLSVAMVEAMGANATPMSMGEVYTSLKTGLVDAAENNFPSYESAHHYEVAKYFSLTEHTMTPEILIFSKRQWDKLSPQDQKILRDAAKESVPYMRKLWAEREDKSRQVVEKGGAQIVQVDKASFQQAMAPVYAKFVTTPEMKELVQRIQTME, from the coding sequence ATGGGCGCCCTGCCCCTGTCCGCCCAGGCCGCGGAATTCCGCTCCGCGGATATCCACCCGGACGACTACCCCACCGTGCAGGCCGTGCGCTACATGGCCGATCTGGTCAAGCAGCGCTCCAACGGCAAAATGACCATTACGGTCTTCTCCGGATCCAAGCTTGGGTCGGAGAACGACTCCATCGAGCAGGTGAAGCTGGGCGCGCTGACGATGGCGCGCGTGAGCAGCGCGGCCATGCACAACATCTGCCAGAACACGCGGGTGCCTTCGCTGCCCTTCCTGTTCCGCTCCACCGACCATCTGCACAAGGTGCTGGACAGCGACATCGGCGAGCAACTGCTGAAGTCCTGCGAGAAAGCCGGCTTCGTCGGCCTGGCGTGGTACGACAGCGGCTCGCGCTCGATGTACACCCGCAACAAACCCATCAAGACGCTGGCCGACGCCAAGGGCCTGAAGATCCGGGTGCAGCAGTCCGACCTGTCCGTCGCCATGGTGGAAGCAATGGGTGCGAACGCCACGCCGATGTCCATGGGCGAGGTCTACACATCGTTGAAGACGGGCCTGGTGGACGCGGCGGAGAACAACTTCCCCAGCTACGAAAGCGCCCATCACTACGAAGTCGCGAAGTACTTTTCCCTGACCGAGCACACCATGACGCCGGAGATCCTGATCTTCTCCAAGCGCCAGTGGGACAAGCTGTCGCCGCAGGACCAGAAAATCCTGCGCGACGCGGCGAAGGAATCGGTGCCTTACATGCGCAAGCTGTGGGCGGAACGCGAGGATAAGTCCCGGCAGGTCGTCGAAAAGGGCGGCGCGCAGATCGTGCAGGTCGACAAGGCCTCGTTCCAGCAGGCCATGGCTCCGGTGTACGCGAAGTTCGTGACCACGCCGGAGATGAAAGAGCTGGTGCAGCGCATCCAGACAATGGAGTGA
- a CDS encoding LysR family transcriptional regulator — translation MPDLRALDLNLLVVFQYLVEDRNLSAVARRMGVTQPAASNALRRLREAFNDPLFVRTPQGMLPTPYAQHLSGSVAEALSLLTHALEAPPGFDPAHSTRRFRVAMTDVGEIHFMPELMERCARDAPGVRVESVRLQGADLQRELDAGHVDLALGAFQELAGGLLQRMLFRQGYATLFRRGHPTAHEGMGLKAFRAERHLMVSHAAPYGQINQALEKAGVSLAAHFSVPHFAAVPYIVSATNLLATVPRKLAESAASRFGLGILAPPVRVPALQSNVYWHRRFHRDGGNQWLRNLIVDTFAER, via the coding sequence ATGCCCGACCTGCGCGCCCTGGATCTGAATCTTCTGGTCGTCTTCCAATATCTGGTGGAAGACCGCAACCTTTCCGCCGTTGCGCGTCGCATGGGCGTGACGCAGCCGGCCGCGAGCAATGCGCTGCGCCGTTTGCGCGAGGCTTTCAACGATCCGCTCTTCGTGCGGACGCCGCAAGGCATGCTGCCTACGCCCTATGCCCAGCATCTGTCCGGCTCGGTGGCGGAAGCGCTGAGCCTGCTGACGCATGCGCTGGAGGCGCCGCCCGGCTTCGATCCCGCGCACAGCACGCGCCGGTTTCGCGTGGCGATGACCGATGTCGGCGAAATCCACTTCATGCCCGAATTGATGGAGCGCTGTGCCAGGGATGCGCCGGGCGTGCGCGTCGAATCCGTGCGGCTGCAAGGCGCCGACCTGCAGCGCGAACTCGACGCCGGCCATGTGGACCTGGCGTTGGGCGCCTTTCAAGAGCTGGCCGGCGGCCTGCTGCAACGTATGCTGTTCCGGCAGGGGTATGCCACGCTATTCCGGCGCGGCCATCCCACCGCGCATGAAGGCATGGGGCTGAAGGCGTTCCGCGCCGAGCGGCATCTGATGGTTTCGCATGCGGCGCCGTACGGCCAGATCAATCAGGCGCTGGAAAAGGCCGGGGTCAGCCTGGCGGCGCATTTCTCGGTGCCGCACTTCGCGGCGGTGCCTTATATCGTCAGCGCCACGAATCTCCTTGCCACCGTGCCCCGCAAGCTGGCCGAAAGCGCGGCCTCGCGCTTCGGCCTGGGCATTCTGGCGCCGCCCGTCCGCGTCCCCGCGCTGCAGAGCAACGTTTACTGGCACCGGCGCTTCCACCGCGACGGCGGCAATCAATGGCTGCGGAACTTGATCGTCGATACGTTTGCGGAGCGTTGA
- a CDS encoding TRAP transporter large permease: protein MALTLLSVTFLGFLVIGVPVAFAIGLASISAILYEDLPIAVAFQQMTSGMNAFSFLAIPFFIFTGELMLYGGIADRIVNFARALVGHVRGGLGMSNVVACTLFGGVSGSPVADVSAMGSVMIPMMKREGYHADYAVNVTTHAALVGALMPTSHNIIIYTLAAGGKVSIAALIAAGLLPALILTICNLAAAYFVARHRGYTAGTFPGWGIVLRSLAAALPGLFVVVVIIAGILSGVFTATESAAVAVIYALALTVLVYRSLTWQQFVRAAAKAVKTTGVVLLLIGISATFGYLISFYGVAEKTGELLASISTSPWAIFLMVNIVLFLLGTFLDMAATILICTPIFLPICMQYGMGPVQFGMVMLLNCALGLNTPPVGTTQFVGCAIGEVSVGTVMRTIWPFYGALLAALALVTYVPAFSLWLPRVLLGAG, encoded by the coding sequence ATGGCGCTGACACTGCTTTCCGTTACCTTCCTCGGCTTTCTGGTCATCGGCGTGCCGGTCGCGTTCGCCATCGGTCTGGCGTCCATTTCCGCGATCCTTTACGAGGACCTGCCGATCGCGGTCGCGTTCCAGCAGATGACCTCTGGGATGAACGCCTTTTCCTTCCTGGCCATTCCCTTCTTCATTTTCACCGGCGAACTGATGCTGTACGGCGGCATCGCCGACCGTATCGTCAACTTCGCCCGTGCGCTGGTGGGACATGTGCGCGGAGGGCTGGGCATGTCGAACGTCGTCGCCTGCACGCTGTTCGGCGGGGTTTCCGGGTCGCCGGTGGCCGATGTATCGGCCATGGGCTCCGTCATGATCCCGATGATGAAGCGGGAGGGCTATCACGCCGACTACGCCGTCAACGTGACGACGCATGCCGCGCTGGTCGGCGCGCTGATGCCGACCAGCCACAACATCATCATCTACACGCTGGCCGCAGGCGGCAAAGTGTCCATCGCCGCGCTGATCGCCGCCGGACTGCTGCCGGCCCTGATCCTGACCATCTGCAATCTTGCGGCGGCCTACTTCGTCGCGCGCCATCGCGGCTACACCGCCGGCACCTTCCCCGGATGGGGCATCGTCCTGCGCTCGCTTGCGGCGGCCCTCCCCGGACTGTTCGTCGTGGTGGTCATCATCGCCGGCATACTTAGCGGCGTCTTCACGGCCACCGAATCGGCGGCCGTGGCGGTGATCTATGCCCTCGCGCTGACGGTGCTGGTGTATCGCAGCCTGACCTGGCAGCAGTTCGTCAGGGCGGCGGCCAAGGCCGTGAAGACGACGGGCGTGGTACTGCTGCTGATCGGCATCTCGGCCACCTTCGGCTACCTGATCAGCTTCTACGGCGTGGCGGAGAAAACCGGCGAGCTGCTGGCTTCGATCTCCACCAGCCCATGGGCCATCTTTTTGATGGTCAACATCGTGCTGTTCCTGCTCGGGACCTTCCTCGACATGGCGGCCACGATCCTGATCTGCACGCCCATCTTCCTGCCGATCTGCATGCAGTACGGCATGGGACCGGTCCAGTTCGGCATGGTCATGCTGCTGAATTGCGCGCTGGGACTGAACACCCCTCCGGTCGGCACCACGCAGTTCGTCGGCTGCGCCATCGGCGAGGTCTCCGTGGGCACGGTCATGCGGACCATCTGGCCTTTTTACGGCGCCCTGCTGGCCGCGCTGGCGCTGGTCACCTACGTGCCCGCGTTCTCGCTATGGCTGCCGCGCGTCCTGCTCGGCGCCGGTTGA
- a CDS encoding TRAP transporter small permease — MLASSQEQTVPAARRDGASRVLDAYTHGCRWIARACMWISVAGLACLIAAVGFQIFGRHVLNRTPTWAESIAMLLVLYVTMLGAAVGVRDAGHIGFESLLELLPDGAKRRMQILIHALVFLFGVMMAWNCAILAESVSDYLIPNLGISEGWKYIPATLSGGLIALFSIEHIVALLRRQEVVPAWR, encoded by the coding sequence ATGCTGGCGAGCTCGCAGGAACAAACTGTCCCGGCGGCTCGCCGGGACGGCGCCTCGCGCGTGCTGGACGCCTACACCCATGGGTGCAGGTGGATCGCCCGGGCCTGCATGTGGATCAGCGTGGCCGGCCTGGCGTGCCTGATCGCGGCGGTGGGTTTCCAGATCTTCGGACGCCATGTGCTGAACCGCACGCCTACGTGGGCCGAAAGCATCGCGATGCTTTTGGTGCTGTACGTGACCATGCTGGGCGCCGCGGTCGGCGTGCGTGACGCGGGGCACATCGGCTTCGAGTCGCTGCTGGAACTTCTTCCGGACGGCGCGAAGCGGCGCATGCAGATCCTGATTCATGCGCTGGTCTTCCTCTTCGGGGTGATGATGGCGTGGAACTGCGCCATTCTGGCCGAGTCTGTCTCCGACTACCTGATTCCCAACCTGGGCATTTCGGAAGGCTGGAAATACATACCCGCAACTTTGTCAGGCGGCCTGATCGCGCTGTTCTCAATAGAGCACATCGTGGCGCTGCTGCGTCGTCAGGAGGTCGTACCAGCATGGCGCTGA